AAGTGTGAGGAGCTGCGGGTCGAGATAGTCAGGCCCAACCTTGAAGGGTTGAATGCTGAGCTCGTGGCGCCTCGCCCAGGCGATCAGACAGAGGCTGAGCAGGGTTTTGCCACTTCCGCTCGCCGGAGCAGCGATCACGCAGGCCATGGGCTGAGCGGAACAACGACATCAGGTCCCGCTCAGCGGGGGGTTCAGCTGATCAGCTTGGCAGCCAATGGAGCCGCAGCCGCCAAGAGTGGGTTGGTGGAGTCATGGCCACCTTCCAGCAGCCGGGACACATCGGCTTCCACAGGAAGATGCTGCACCGGCACAACCTCTTCAATCAGCTCCAGGCTGGCCATGCCGCCGGCTTCGAGGCGCATGCAGCCTCCGGACTCAGCGCAGAGAATCACGCAGATCGCCGGTTGGTCGTCGGGTTTGCAGATCAGACGCAGTCCCACGATCTGGCCGGGATGGATGCTGGGCTGACCCATGGGAACCGGTGCTACACGCATCTTCACCGCGGTGCCATCAGGACGCTTGAACGTGGCGGTGATGCTTTGATCGGAATGGTGTGCATGGTTGTCCAGCGTCCAACCCAGGCGATCTGCGATCCAGGAGCCCAGCAGCAGGCCTTGCACCGGGTGATTGCCTTCCACATCAATGTCGAGCTGCACCACGTGGCCCAGGGCATCACGCCGGTGTGGTGGATCAAACACCATCGCCAGCGTCTGATGCCAACTGCCCAGACGCAGCCAGTTGAGATCATTCACGGCCTGATGGGCCGCGATTCGGTCGGCAAGAAGATTGAGGCAGTGCCTGGGCTCTCCTAGCGCTGAATCAAGGATCAGTCGCCGGGGTGCACTGGCCAGTTGTTCCAGCAAATCGGGGGCTTCATCGAGGGCTCCGTTCCACCACACCCAAGCCGGCAGATCATCGGGCAATAGCGGATCAAGAATCGACAGACCTTGCTGCAGAGACGGTTTGCCACCACGCAGGACCACCACGTCACCGCATGCTGCTGTGCCACCACCCTCCTCTGGCAGCGGGCAATAGGCGGCCACCAGGGTTTCCAGCTGTTGCTCTGTTTTGAGGTTGGGTGCCAGCGTGATCAGCCGGCGTGGCCGCAAGTGGCTGAGGACCGCATCCACATGCTGACCACGCAGATCTTCACTGGTGTGGTCGCCATCCATCTGACTCAGGCAACGGGCCACGTCCTGGGTCAGTGGTGGGGTGCCGATGGGCAGGTCGCCGTCGATCACGGCTTGCCGTCCCGCTTCGATCAGCTGCGTTCGTTGCACACCGGTGATGGGTCCATCCAGTCGCCCCGTCCGCACCAGTTGCTGTTCCACCCAGGCCGGCTGCCAAATCAGTAGGCAGAAGGTGTGGGCTCCGACGTTGTTGGGCTGATCGCGTGACCAGAGCTGTTCCAGGTAGCTGGGCACTTCCGAAGGGGGAAGTTCCAGTGGGGTCTGAAGGGTGAGCTGAGGAGACATGGCAAACCGTGGGATGGAGCAGGTCGGAGTGGGCGGATCAGGTCAGGGTCGGCGCCACAGCAATCCGTCGCGTGCGAGCAGAGCATCAGAGGCGGCGGGGCCCCAGGTGCGGGATTCATAGGGATGGATCGGCAGCTGCCATGGGCTGTCTTCGATCAGTTCCAGCAGGGGGGTGTACAGGCGCCAGGCCGCTTCCACCTCATCACTGCGGGTGAACAGGGTTGGATCGCTCAGCATGGCGTCGGCCAGCAGTCGCACATATCCCTCATCGGAAGGTTCTCCAAACGATTCGTCGTAGGAGAACTCCATCTCCACCGGGCGGCTGCGCATGCCGGAACCGGGTGACTTCACTTCGAACTTGAATTCAGCACCCTCATCGGGCTGAATGCGCAGAATCAGTTGATTGGCGGTGGGCCCGCCACCGGCGGCATCGAACAGATGCACCGGTGCTTCACGGAAGGTGAGCACCACTTCGCTCAGTCGTTTCGGCAGGCGTTTCCCTGTCCTCACATAGAAGGGCACCCCCTGCCACCGCCAGTTGTCGATAAACAGCTTCATTGCCACATAGGTCTCTGTGGTGCTGTTGGGATCCACCCCGTGTTCCTGGCGATAGCCAGGCAAGGGGGATTCCTGGGTGCCTCCTGGTCCGTACTGTCCGCGGATGCAGCAGTTCCAGGGTTCGTTCTCATCCGCGAGACGTGCGGCCTGCAGAACCTTGGCTTTTTCACTCCGGATCGCTTCAGGGTCGAAGCGACCGGGGGTTTCCATGGCCGTGATCGCCAACATCTGGGTGAGGTGGTTTTGCACCATGTCCCGGAGCGCACCGGAGGTTTCGTAGTAACCAGCGCGTTCCTCCACTCCGACCGTTTCTGCTGCTGTGATCTGGACGCTTGAGATGTAGTTCCGGTTCCAGATCGGCTCGAAAATGGTGTTGGCGAACCGCAGAACCATGATGTTCTGAACAGTTTCCTTGCCCAGGTAGTGGTCAATGCGGAAGATCTGATTTTCCTGTCCGCAGCTTTGAACCACGCGATTGAGAGCCTGGGCACTGCTGTAGTCCCGACCGAAGGGCTTCTCGATCACCACCCGGCTGCGTTGGGGGTCTTTGAGCAGGCCAGCATCGGCGAGGGCACGGCAGCCACCCGCGTAGAACTTTGGAGATACCGATAGATAGAACGTGCGGTTGTTCCGGGTCGCCCTCAACCGGTCGATTTCATGCAGCCGATGCCCCAGCTTCACCAGATCTTCGGGTTGCTGGAGATCCACCGGTTCGTAAAACATGCCCGCTGAGAACTGTTCCCAGGCCTCGGGGCTCTCCGCAATGGTGTCTTCCATTGCAGCAGCCATCTTCTGTCGGAAGTCGGCATCACTCCATGGCCGGCGCGCGCAACCGAGCAGCGCGAACTCACTGGGCAGTCGTCGTTGCTTGAAGAGTTCAAACAGCGCAGGCACCAGTTTGCGGTGGGTGAGGTCACCACTGGCCCCGAAGATCACCAGGCACTGTGGGGCGATCACGCGCTCTTGACGCAGGCCCACCCTCAACGGGTTCGTGATCGTTGCGCTCATGGCACTGCAATCTCTGTCGCAGGTTTAACCAGGAATCCTCGAGATGACAGTGCCCCCGGCACATCACGCCATGTTTTGTCGCCGTCTCGTCACAACTTCG
This region of Synechococcus sp. NOUM97013 genomic DNA includes:
- a CDS encoding glucose-6-phosphate dehydrogenase assembly protein OpcA, encoding MSPQLTLQTPLELPPSEVPSYLEQLWSRDQPNNVGAHTFCLLIWQPAWVEQQLVRTGRLDGPITGVQRTQLIEAGRQAVIDGDLPIGTPPLTQDVARCLSQMDGDHTSEDLRGQHVDAVLSHLRPRRLITLAPNLKTEQQLETLVAAYCPLPEEGGGTAACGDVVVLRGGKPSLQQGLSILDPLLPDDLPAWVWWNGALDEAPDLLEQLASAPRRLILDSALGEPRHCLNLLADRIAAHQAVNDLNWLRLGSWHQTLAMVFDPPHRRDALGHVVQLDIDVEGNHPVQGLLLGSWIADRLGWTLDNHAHHSDQSITATFKRPDGTAVKMRVAPVPMGQPSIHPGQIVGLRLICKPDDQPAICVILCAESGGCMRLEAGGMASLELIEEVVPVQHLPVEADVSRLLEGGHDSTNPLLAAAAPLAAKLIS
- the zwf gene encoding glucose-6-phosphate dehydrogenase is translated as MSATITNPLRVGLRQERVIAPQCLVIFGASGDLTHRKLVPALFELFKQRRLPSEFALLGCARRPWSDADFRQKMAAAMEDTIAESPEAWEQFSAGMFYEPVDLQQPEDLVKLGHRLHEIDRLRATRNNRTFYLSVSPKFYAGGCRALADAGLLKDPQRSRVVIEKPFGRDYSSAQALNRVVQSCGQENQIFRIDHYLGKETVQNIMVLRFANTIFEPIWNRNYISSVQITAAETVGVEERAGYYETSGALRDMVQNHLTQMLAITAMETPGRFDPEAIRSEKAKVLQAARLADENEPWNCCIRGQYGPGGTQESPLPGYRQEHGVDPNSTTETYVAMKLFIDNWRWQGVPFYVRTGKRLPKRLSEVVLTFREAPVHLFDAAGGGPTANQLILRIQPDEGAEFKFEVKSPGSGMRSRPVEMEFSYDESFGEPSDEGYVRLLADAMLSDPTLFTRSDEVEAAWRLYTPLLELIEDSPWQLPIHPYESRTWGPAASDALLARDGLLWRRP